The segment CCCACGACCTCGTACTGGCCGTGGACGACATCGCCCGCCCGCAGCTTGGGGGTGAAGGAGTAGGGGTGGCCGCACGTGGTGCAGAAGCCCTCCGTACGCGCCGGGCGGTCACGGCTGCTGCGGCTGACCGGCGCGCCGCAGTCGCTCTTGCCGCAGTACCGGTTCCGTTCGGGGACCTGGGGGTTGTCCAGGACAGAAGTGGCCGGGTCGGGACGCGGGATGGGCGGTATGGACACCAGGCCGGCGCCGAGCCTGGCGCGGGTCGGGCCGCTGGTGCTGCCGGAACGTGAGCTGCGCACAATCACCGACTGGCCGCCGACCCTGCCGGTGAGGGCGTGGGTCAGCCGCCAGGGCATGGAGCGGAGCGAGGAGCCGGAGGTAGTCGAGGAACTCCGGGAGGGCTTAGGGCTCAGGCCCCCGCTCCCGGATGACGCCCCGGCTCCTCCGGTACCCCCGGTATCCCCGGCGCCGACCGGCTGTGGCACCGGGGCGCGCCCACAGGCGTCGCAGTACAACTCGCCGCCGCCGACGTCCTCGATGGTCCCGGTGCAGCCCGGGCGTTGGCACGTGCTCATGGTGTCACCTTGTTCCCCATCGAATGTTCCTGCGCGAATTCACGGCCTCTCCCGGCAGCCCGCGGGCTCCGGCGGCCCGGGGACCAGCACCGTCCTGCACCGCACCCTGGAGATCGCCCGCCAAGGCCCCCGACCACTGCGGGAAATCACCCCGCAACCCGATCTCAGGCACTCTCTCGCCCGAACGGGGGGAACTCGGCCAGGTGGCGGCGCAGGCCGATGAAGGCGAGGACGGCGATGACGACCACGGCGCCCGAGAGGCCCAGCGGTCCGGTCAGTGCACTGCCGGCGCCTTCGCTGGAGGACTTCTCGTAGGCGCTGGTGTTGATGGCGATCAGTTTCTGCAGCGCGGTGTCGAACTCCCCGAAGGCCCAGTTGGAGTCGCCCGGGGCGTAGCTCACGCAGAACGCGATCGCCCCGGTCACGTCCCCGGAGGAGGCGAGGGCACGAATGCGGCGGTCGTCCTTTTGGTACACCTGGTACCGGGCCATGACGGCCTCTGCTTGCTTGCGCTCGCCGCGGAAAGTGATGTTGCGGAACTCGTCGCCGAAGAAGCCGGTGAAGGGCAGGTCCTCCTGATTGGCGCGGTAGGCGTTCATGGCAGCGTCGGCCCGGGCGTCCCAGTCGCGGATGGCGGCTCCGGGCAGGTGCATGAGCTGCTGGGTCTTGTCGAAGAAGTGCTGTTCGTGTTCGGCGGCGAGCGGTTGGTCCAGCAGGTAGCGGGACTCGTCGGCGTTGGCGTCGTACGCGACGGCGCGGGCGCGGGTCAGGGCGACGACGGAGTCGTAGGCGTCGCGGCGAGCGCCATGCAGGTACTCCTGCTGGGCGGAGATCTGCACGCTCGCGGCGATGGAAACGCCGAGGGCGATCAGGACCGCAACCGCCACAGCCGGATTCAGGATGCGCCGGAACCGGAAAGTGAGGAAGAGATGGAGGACGACGAGTACGACGACCAGCAGCAGGCCGGCGGCGAGGACGGCGATCCGGGCCGATGACAGGTTGTCCGTGGTGCCGGTGTAGGTCGTGTTGAAGGAGACGTTGTTCGCCGTGACCAGTTGGTCGGCCTCTGGCAGGAGGCGGGTGCGCATCACCTCGGTGGCGGACCGGTAGGCGGCCAGCGTGTCGGCGTCGGTCTGCCCCGCAGGGTGGGCTGCCTGCTTGCTGAGGAGCAGCGCGTGGGCGGCGCCCTCCTCGTAACTGCCGAAGTCGGCGATGGCCTGGGCGATGGAGGCCCCGGCGACGGGGTCACCCTGGGCCGCGACGGAGAGGTCGCGAAGGTAGACGCCGGCTTGGTCGCGCCGCTGGTCGTAGATCTTGGCGGCGGTGCGGCGGTCGTCGGCGAGCTCCGGGTTGGTGCCGAACATCAGCTGGTTGGCGAGCTGGGCGTCCATGTCGTTGATCGCGAAGTACAGGCCGGTGGCGCTGGTGATCTGGGGTGCGGAATGGTTCCGGATGCCCGACCAGGAGGAGCGCGTGAGCAGACCGATCACGACGAGTACAGCGATGAGCAGCGCCGAGGCGCCCATCGCGGCACCGCGCAGCAGCCTCAACCACTTGGGGACGGTCGTAGGGAGGCGGCCGCGCCACAGCTGACTCAGTCTGCGGCGCGGCCGGCGTATCCGGCTGCTGGGGGAAACAGGCCGTTCACGGTGTCTCCCCTTGGAGGGCCGGGGGGTGTTGGCCGCCTTCGGAGCCGACGCCTGGGGCGGTGCCGCGGGGCGCTGTTCCGTAGTGCTGGTGTCCGGCATCGCGTTGAGCTTCCTTCGCGCTGTGGAGCGGCCTGCGCCGCGCTTGCTGCGAGGGGGCCACTCTTGCGCCTCGAACGCGGGATAGTCCTGTCTTGTCGCCACTTTGACGCCACGTCGGGGGTTCTTGACGCCATGTTGACGGGGAGCCGGGTGGGATGGGGGAGCCGGGTGGGACGCCCGTCGACATGCCCACATCCGCTCCGAGGCATCGAAACGGCCGTCGGTGACACCGGCGAATTGTCGCGAAACGCGAGACTGGCGCCGCCACGTGCACAGCGCGGGTGCCTCCTGCACGCCTTCAACCCCAGCACACTGAGCGGTATGGGCCTCGGCACCGTGCTGGCCTTCTGCATCGCCGCGTTCGTGGGCTTCGAGCAGTCCCCGATGTACGCCGAGGAGACCAGCCGCCCGAAGGTCGTCGTCGCCCGGGTGTCCTTCCTCGCAGTCGGTCTCGTCGCGGTGTTCTTCGCGATCAGCTCATGGGCGCTGAGTGTCGCCGCCGGGCCGTCCCAGATCGTCGGGGAGGGGAGTCCCGGAAGCAGGGGCCGGGCGAAGCCGTGGGCGAGGATCTGCGCGATCACCTGGCGACTGAGGTTGGGGCAGTTGGGCCGGGTCCACCGCCCTCGGCCCGCAGACGTCCGTGACCGCGGCGTTCCTCCAGGCGGGACACTTCCCGCGCCATCCACCGGTCTGCCAACCCGGCGATGAGCTTTCGTTCCGCCCTCTCCACATGGAGGTTCCTGGACGGCGTCCCCCTGCCGCACAATCCGGCGGGCGGGCACCGGCGCCCGCGTTCCAGGAGGTGTGTACGCCGTGCAGCGATTGATCCGCAGCGAGTCGTTGATCCCCGCCCCGCGGCCTGAGGAGCTGCGTGAGCTGCAGCTGGAACGTCTGCAGCGGACACTTCGTCATGTGTACGGGCATGTCCCCTTCTACCGCGAGAAGTTCGACGCGGCAGGGGTGCATCCGGACGACTGCCGGGACCTGGAGGACCTGGCGAAGTTCCCCACGACCAGCAAGGACGACCTGCGCGCGAACTACCCCTACGGGATGTTCGCCGTGCCACGCAATCTGGTCCGGCGCGTGCACGCGTCCAGCGGAACCACGGGGCAGCCGACGCTGGTCGGCTACACCGAGGGCGATCTGTCCGTATGGGCCGAGGTGATGGCGCGCTCCCTGTGGGCGGCCGGCGTGCGACCAGGCGACGCGGTGCACATCGCCTACGGCTACGGGCTGTTCACGGGCGGTCTCGGCGCGCACTACGGGGCGGAGCGGCTCGGCTGTACGGTGATCCCGGCATCCGGGGGGATGAGCGCCCGGCAGGTGCGGCTGATCACCGATCTGCAGCCGAAGGTCATCATGGTCACGCCGTCCTATCTGCTGGCGCTGGCCGACGCGTTCGAGACGGCCGGCATCGATCCGCGGAGCAGCTCGCTGAAGATCGGCGTGTTCGGGGCCGAGCCGTGGACGGAGGGGATGCGCGCCGAGATCGAGGACCGGTTCGCGCTGGACGCGGTGGACGTCTACGGGTTGTCCGAGGTGATCGGTCCGGGCGTGGCCCAGGAGAGCATCGAGACCAAGGACGGTCCGCACATCTGGGAGGACCACTTCTACCCGGAGATCGTGGACCCGGCCACGGGCGGCGTCCTGCCGCAGGGCGATCACGGCGAGCTGCTGTTCACGTCGCTCAGCAAGACGGCCATGCCGGTGATCCGCTACCGTACGCGCGATCTGAGCCGGTTGCTTCCCGGCACCGTGTATCCGGCCTTCCGCCGGATGGAGAAGGTCTCCGGCCGCACCGACGACATGATCATCCTGCGCGGGGTCAATGTGTTCCCCTCGCAGATCGAGGAGATCGTCCTGGCGACGGCCGGCGCGTCGCCGCACTTCCGGATCGTCCTGACCACCGCGGACCGCCTGGACCAGCTGACGGTGGAGGTGGAGGCTCCACCGCAGTCGCGTGCGCGGGTCGCGCAGGGCATCTCCGCCAGGGCGAAGCAGACCATTGGCATTCGCGTCGCCGTAGAGGTGGTCGCGCCCGGATCGCTGGAGCGTTCGGAGGGAAAACTGCGTCGGGTCGTCGATCGGCGCGAAGGCTGACGGATCGAGTAACCCAAACCCATCTCCACCTGGAGATATCCAGGGACCGCATCCTTGTGCGACGCTGCCGCCATGAAGCAGGGGCCCGAGGAGCGTGCCGTCGAGCAGATCAACGTGCTCGACGAGCTGCTGTGCGAGCGGGACGGTCTGCTCACGGTGATGGACCGGATCGTGGCCCTGCACGGCACGGCCCGGCTCATCCGGGCCACCATCGGGGTCGACTCCGGGTTCGTGGCCGATCTGGACGGCCCCGACCGGGCGGTGGTCCGGTGGATGTCGGGCACCAGGACGGACCTGATGCAAGGCCTCACCGTCCCCGTCGGTCAGGGCATCGGCGGCCGGGCCATGGCGCTCGGCCGGGCGGTGCGGGTGAGCGACTACGTCAGCTCTCACGAGATCACGCACCATTTCGACGCGCAGGTCCGCGGTGAAGGCATCGGAGCGATGATCGCCGTGCCCGTGTTCGGCAAGAGCCGGCCGGTCGCGGTCGCGTACGCCGCGATGCGGACGGCGACCGACTTCGGCGACACGGCCGTGCAGCGGATGGAGGACATCGCTCAGCAGGCGGCGACCGCGCTGCGCATCGCCGGCGCCGCGGAGGCCAAGGCGACGGGCGCGGTCACGGCGGAGCGGCAGCGGATGCAGAACGCGCTGCACGACTCGGTGGGGGCCCTGCTGTTCTCCATCGGAGTGCAGGTCCGTGACCTGCACCACGCCATCCACGACAATCCGGTCCTCAAGACACGCCTGTCGCGCCTGGAGTCCGATATCTCAGCGGCGTCCAGCGCCCTGCGGGAATCACTGCTCGCCCTGTCGGACACCACACCCGAGCGTGCGCTGCCGGTGGAGCTCGCCCAGTGCACAAGATCATTCGAGGCCCGTACCGGAGTGTCCGCCCGCTTCGTGGAGCTCGGGCAGGTCGCGCCGATGGATGCCGAGCGGACCGCGTTGCTGCTCGCGGTGGTCAGGGAGGGGCTGCTCAACATCGAGAAGCACGCCCGGCCGCATTCCGTGATCGTCAGCCTCGGCCCGTGCGACGGCGGCGTCCAGCTGGTCGTCGCGGACGACGGCGCGGGCGCGATGACGGAGGAGGCGAGCGGCACGGGGATGGGAGTGCGGTCGCTGGCCGAGCGCGCGGCGCGGGTGGCGGGCCGGGTCAGCCTGGTGCGTGACGACGACGGTGGGTGCACCCTGCGTGCCTGGCTGCCGGACCCCCGATGACCGGGTCCGTACTCGTCGTGGACGACCACCCCGTGGTGCGGGACGGGGTGATGCTGCTCCTACGCTCGGATCCCTCGCTGGTGTTCGTCGGGTCCGCCGAATCCGGGCACGCTGCGATCGAGCGGGCGATGGAGCTGCGTCCCGATCTGGTGCTGCTCGATCTGCGGCTGCCGGACATGCTCGCTCCCGAGGTGGTCATCCGGCTGCGCCAGGTCCATCCGGCGGGCAAGATCGTGGTGTTCACCGCGCACGCGGACCACAGCGGAGTCATCGCCGCGATCGAGGCCGGCGCGAACGGCGGACTGCTCAAGGACGTGGCCGGCACCGACCTGGTCAGCGCGCTACGGCGGGTGCTGCGCGGCGAACGCGTGGTGGATCCGCGTATCTTCCCGGACGACTCACAGCGTTCCGACGCCCTGGCCCGCAGCGGCCTGACCCGGCGTGAGTACGAGGTGCTGCGGTTCGCCGCGCAGGGAAAGACGAATCCGGAGATCGCCGACGCGACCGGCCTGACCCGCAACACCGTGAAGACCTATCTGCAGTCCGCACTGCACAAACTCGGCGCCCGCAACCGGGTTGAAGCGATCCGAAAGGCCAGCGAGGCCGGATTGCTCTAGCCACCTCTCCACTTGGGGGTATGGCCCGCGCAGAGCCCTTCGCACAATACGGCCACTGGCAATGCCGCCAGTTCGCAGCGGAGGCCCAGCGTGCTGACCATTCAAGAACTGTGTGTCCGATACGGCCGCTCGGCCGCCGCATTGCACGATATCCGGCTCGATGTGCCGGACGATCAGGTGCTCGCCCTGCTCGGCAACAACGGCGCGGGAAAATCGACAGTGCTCCGGGCCGTATCCGCGACGCTCGGCCTGCACCGGGGCGCGATCACCCGAGGCGAAATCCGTTACGACGGCAAGCGGATCGACCGGCTCGATCCGGCGGCGATCGTACGCATGGGTGTGGTCGGCGTTCCCGAGGGACGCCAGGTGTTCGCCCGGATGACCGTCGAGGAGAACCTCCGGGCCGGCGGCATCACCGTCTCCTCCGCCATCGCACGTGCCGCGGCCAGGAACCGGGTGCTGGAGCTGTTCCCTGTGCTGGCAGCGCGCTCGCGGCAGCGGGCGGGGCTGCTGTCCGGCGGCGAACAGCAGATGCTCGCCATCGGACGGGCGCTGATGTCCGGCCCCCGGTTGCTGCTGCTGGACGAGCCGTCGCTCGGTCTGGCGCCGAAGCTGGTCGAGCGGATCGCGGCGACCATCCGGGAGATCCACGCCCAGGGCACGGCCGTGGTGCTCGTCGAGCAGAACGCCATGATGGCGCTGAGCGTCGCCGACCGGGTCGTCGCGCTCGACGTCGGGAAGGTGGCGCTGTCCGGGCGGGCGGCGGAGGTGTCGGACAGCGAGGAGCTGCGGCGCCTGTATCTCGGGGGACATGCGGGAGGCGCTGACACCGGCGGCATTCACGCGGGGAAGCCGTCCCGGCCGGCCCAGCGACGGTCGCTGCCGAAGTGGACGCCGTCCAAGGGACGTTCGCTGCCGGGGTGGACCCGATGACGGAACTGCGGGTGGATCACGTCGGCCTGCGATTCGGCGGGCTACGGGCGCTGGACGATCTCTCGTTCACCGTGACCCCCGGGAGCCTGCACGCCCTGATCGGACCGAACGGCGCCGGGAAATCCAGCTGTTTCAACGTCATCGGAGGGCTTTACCGCGCCACCGAGGGCACGTTGACATTCGGTGGCACCGATCTGCTAGCGCTGCGACCGCATCAGCGAGCCGGTCTGGGAATGGGGCGGGCATTCCAGAACACCGCGCTCTCCCCCCATTCCACAGTGCTCGACAACGTGATGCTCGGCCGCCACGCCCTGACCCGCGGCGGATTCCTTTCCTGCGCCCTGCGGTTGACCGCCCGGCAGGAGCGCGTACACAGGGCGCGGGCAGCGGAAATCTGCGACTTTCTCGCCCTCGGCGACGTCCTTGATTCCCCGGTCGGCTCTCTGCCGTACGGAAGAGCGAAACGGGTCGACATCGCCCGCGCCCTCGCGGTCGAACCCTCACTGCTCCTGCTCGACGAGCCCGCCGCCGGCATGAACGCGGCCGAGACCGCCGAACTGGCAGGCACCATCCAGTCCGTCAGCCAGGGGCTCGGCATCTCGGTACTCCTCGTCGAGCACGACATGAACCTTGTGATGGGCATCGCCGACCGGGTCACCGTCCTCGACTTCGGCCGGGTGATCGCCGACGGACCCCCGGCGGAGGTCCAACGCGATCCCCAGGTCATCAAGGCCTATCTCGGTACGGAGGCACAGACGTGAACACGTTCGTCCAACTGTCGGTCAACGGGATCGGCAAGGGCGCAGTATTCGCCCTGCTGGCCCTCGGCTTCGTGGTGATCTTCAAAGCCACCGAGGTCGTCAACTTCGCCCACGGCTCGTTCGTGATGTTCGGCGGCTATCTGGTGGCGGCCACCCGGGACACCCTCGGCTGGGCGGGGGCCGCTGCCCTCGGCATCGTCTGCGCCGGGCTGCTCGCCCTCGCCCTGGAGCGCCTCCTGTCCCGGTCCAGGCACGCCGATCCGTTCAGCCTCGCGCTGCTCACCATCGGCGCCGACGTCGTGATCACCGAGGAGATCGTGCGCCGCATCGGCGTCTCCGTGCCGTTCATCGGCGACGGCTGGGACGGACACCCCGTCACCGTCGGCGGCATCACCCTGTTCCGTACGCACCTGGTGGCCCTGGCCGTCGCGACGGTGCTGATCGGCGCCTTCTTCCTGGCCTTCCGCTACTCGACCTGGGGCATCCGGATCCGCGCCCAGGCCGAGAACCGCGAGGCCGCGGCACTCGCCGGAATCCGCAGCTCCCACGTCACGGCGGTGGCCTGGCTGGTCGCCGGCGCGCTCGCCGGAGTCGCGGTGCTGTTCATCGCCACCCAGGACTTCTCCGGCGCCGGCCTGTCGCGCGGCACCCACTCCATCGCACTGGCCGCCTTCCCCGCGGCGATCCTCGGCGGCCTCGACTCCACCGCGGGCGCCGTGGTCGGCGGGCTCACCGTCGGTCTGGTGGACGCGCTGTCCGCGCACTACATCTCCTTCACCTTCGCCAAGAGCGCGGTCTTCCTGGTGATGCTGGTCGTGCTCGTCATACGGCCCGCCGGACTCTTCGGTACGAGGGAGACGGTCCGTGTCTAGGCTCACCAAAGGCGGTTGGGCCGCGGCGCTGGTGGTCCTGCTCGTCCTGCCGCTCTATCTCACCGCGCCCTGGCTGAAGGCCGGCCAGTTCATGATGGTGGGGGCCGTCGGCGCCATCGGGCTGACCCTGCTCAGCGGACAGGCCGGTCAACTCTCCCTCGCCCACGCGTTCTTCGTCCTCGCCGGAGCCACCTCGTACACGGTCCTGGCGGCCCCGCCGGGCGGGGATCTCATCGGGCTCGGCTGGGATCCGCTGCTCGCGCTCATCGGCGCGGTCGCCGTCTCCGCGGTCCTCGGGCTGGCCTTCGCTCCCGTGGCGGGACGGCTGCGCGGCATCTACCTCGGCGTGGCCTCGCTGTCCCTGGTCTTCCTCGGCCTGTACCTGGGCCAGGAGGCCACCTCGCTCACCGGCGGCACGTCGACGGGCCGCCCGCCCGCGGTGTTCGAGCTCTTCGGCTTCCCCTTCTCCGACGAGGGCGGCCTGGCCGTCGCCGGCGTACCCCTCGGGGAGACCGAACGGATCTGGTACCTGTTCCTCGCCCTCGTCGTCCTCGCGTACGTCCTCGCCCGCGGAGCCGTCACCGGAAGGGTGGGGCGGGCCTGGCGGGCGATCCGGGACAACGAGGCATCCGCCACGGCGATGGGCGTCGACGTCGGGCGCGCCAAGGCGGGCGCGTTCGCCGTGTCATCGGCGTACGCCGGTCTCGCCGGCGTGATGACCGTGCTGTGGTTCGACATCCTCAAGCCGGACGAGAGCGAGTTCGGCACATACGGGATCAACATCTCCATCGCCTATCTCGCGATGGCCATCATCGGCGGCCTCGGCTCGGTGCCGGGCGCGCTGGCCGGCGCCGTCCTGGTCAACGGACTGCCGCAGATCCTCGCGCTGTACTCCGTGGATCTGGGCTGGTTCGGCGGCACGGGAGAAGGCGCGTTCACCCCGGTCCTCGTCGGGTCCCTCGTCTACGGCACGGCGATCGTCCTCATCGTGCTGTTCGAGCCGGGCGGACTGGCAGCGATCGGCCGCAAGTTCACACAGCCCAGAAGGAGACAAGCATGAAACGGTTCGCGGCGTGCTGCTGCCTGCTGATCCTCGCCACCGCCTGCAGCAGCAAGGCGGAGAACAACGACAAGGGTTCGACCGGCTCCGACGGCGTGAAGGCCGGGGTCGGAGTGACGGACAAGACCATCACCCTCGGTGTGATGACCGACCAGTCAGGGGTGTTCAAGAACCTCGCGACCGCCATCACCCGCGGCAACGAACTGTGGGTGAAGGAGGTCAACGCCGCAGGCGGAGTGTGCGGCCGCAAGCTGGACCTCGACATAGTCGACCACGGCTACAAGGCAGACACCGCCAAGACGCTGTACCCGCAGCTGGAGCCGAAGGTCCTGGGCTTCCTGCAGCTCACCGGCTCACCGATCATGGCCGCACTCGGCGGCGACGTGCAGTCCGACAAGGTCACCACCACCCCCGCCTCCTGGTCGTCGGAGCTGCTGAGCAACCCGTACGTCATGATCGTCGGCACCACGTACGACATCGAGATGATCGACGGGCTGTCCTACCTGCAGAGCAAGGGCATGATCAAGGACGGCGACACGGTCGGGCACATCTATGTGGACGGCGAGTACGGCGCCAACGGACTGCGCGGCGCGCGCTATTACGCCGAGAAGCACAACCTCAAGCTCCGCGAGGTCAAACTCACCTCCACGGACACCGACTTGACCAACGTTGTGACCGGCCTGAAGGGCGACGGCGTCAAGTCGATCCTCCTCACCACCACACCCGGGCAGACCGGATCGGCTCTCGCCGCCAACAAGGCACTGGGGCTGAACGTACCGGTACTGTCCAACAACCCGGCCTTCGACCCGGTGCTGCACAAGGGTCCGGCCGCCAAGGCACTGGACAAGCTGTACGTCGCCGCCAGCACCGTGCCCTACTCCGCCGACATCCCGAAGGCCAAGGAGATCGCCGGCGCGTACAAGTCCGCCGGATACGCCGAACCGCCCAACGCCGGTGTCCCGTACGGCTACGCGGTGGCCGAGGTGTGGGGCGCCATCCTGAGGAAGGCCTGCGACAACAAGGACCTGACCCGCGACGGCGTCCTCAAGGCCATGCAGCAGACCACGTCCGCCGACACCGGCGACCTCGTCGCCACCCTCGACTTCTCCAAGCCGGGCGCTCCGGCCACCCGCCAGGTGTACGTGGCCCGGCCGGACGCCACGGCAGAGGGCGGACTCAAGGTCGTAGAGCCGCTGTTCGAGGCGGACGAGGCGAAGGCGTACCGGGCTCCGCACGAGAAGTAGCCACCCCTTTGCGGCCGTTCGACGGCCGCCGAGCCGAAGGAGAACCGTGACCGACAGACTGAGAAAGATCCTGGCAGGAGCAGCGCTCTGCGCATTCGCTGTGACCATCGGCGGCCCCGGGGGTGCCGCGGCCGCACCCGGCACAGGCCCGGCCATGACGGCCGGCGCGGACTGCGACTCGCCGCCGCCCTTCGGCGCGGGCCTTTCCTTCGCCACCTCGGTGGCCCCCAGTGACAACCGTACGAGTGTGGTGCTCACCCCAAGAGCCGATGACCCGAAGATCCAGTGCGGGGTCAACGAGGTCACCCTCCGCAAGGACGTCACCTACGCGACCGTCGCAGGAGCCGGTGGACAGCCGCGCGAGCTGAAACTCGACATCCAGACACCGACGACCGGCGGTCCCAAGCCGCTCGTCGTGTACATACCGGGCGGCGGATTCGTCGTCGCCGACAGGACCGGCTCCATCGGCAGGCGTACGCACATCGCCGAGCAGGGGTACGTGGTGGCGTCCGTCGAGTACCGCACGATCCTCGACGGAGCGACCTACGTCGAGGGTGTGGCGGACGTCAAGGCGGCGATCCGGTTCCTGCGGGCGCACGCCGCCGAGTACGGCATCGACCCCCGCGAGGCCGCCGTCTACGGAGAGTCGGCGGGCGGCTACCTGGCCTCGATGGTCGGCACCACCGCAGGCGTGAAGAAGTTCGAGACGGGCGCCAACCTGGATCAGAGCAGCCGGGTCCAGGCCGTCATCGACTGGTTCGGCGCGTCCGACCTCTCGAGGATCGCCTCCGACTTCGACCCCGCGACCCGCGCGTTCTACGAGAACTCCACCGACAACGCCCTGGTGAGGTACGTCCTGGGCCCGAACGATCCGAGGCGGCTGCTCGACGTGCCGGCCGCCGTGGCCGCAGCCAACCCCGTCACCTACGCCGGTCCAGGTGACGCCGCTTTCGTCCACTTCCACGGCTCCAACGACCGGGTGATCTCGCCGAGTCAGACCCTCCTGCTCCACAACTCCCTGCTGTCAAGGGGAGTTCAGAGCACGAGGTTCGTCGTGAAGGACGCAGGGCACGGCAGTCTCGTTCCCGACGGCGACACCACCGCCCCGATGTGGAGCACCACCCAGGTCATGCGCCAGGTCACGGCCTTCCTCAAGCGGCAGTTGTCCTAGCTAGGCTGCTCCCGTTTCGGCGGCCTCCTTGACCGCCTTGAGGGTGGCGCGCAGCACGATGCCGACGCCGGCCGAGACGAGGGTCCAGTAGCGCAGGAACTGCGCGGTGGAGTCGGGGTCGGTGCAGGCGGTGCGGGCCTCGTAGGTCAGCAGGGAGCGCCGCTCGCCGTACGGGTGGACGACGAAGGAGGCGGCCATCTTGGCCCAGCCCGGCTCGTCGAAGGCCGCGAAGTGCTCCGCCGTGATCCACCGCCATTCGATG is part of the Streptomyces sp. NBC_01262 genome and harbors:
- a CDS encoding alpha/beta hydrolase, which codes for MTDRLRKILAGAALCAFAVTIGGPGGAAAAPGTGPAMTAGADCDSPPPFGAGLSFATSVAPSDNRTSVVLTPRADDPKIQCGVNEVTLRKDVTYATVAGAGGQPRELKLDIQTPTTGGPKPLVVYIPGGGFVVADRTGSIGRRTHIAEQGYVVASVEYRTILDGATYVEGVADVKAAIRFLRAHAAEYGIDPREAAVYGESAGGYLASMVGTTAGVKKFETGANLDQSSRVQAVIDWFGASDLSRIASDFDPATRAFYENSTDNALVRYVLGPNDPRRLLDVPAAVAAANPVTYAGPGDAAFVHFHGSNDRVISPSQTLLLHNSLLSRGVQSTRFVVKDAGHGSLVPDGDTTAPMWSTTQVMRQVTAFLKRQLS